One genomic segment of Ferrimonas sp. YFM includes these proteins:
- a CDS encoding IS110 family transposase, whose protein sequence is MIKANTLFVGLDVHKETTDVALIYDSMGDTVRYYGTVPTNIRAFDKLLKQQATKANKLCVVYEAGPCGFWLYRHLNKRDIDCWVIAPALIPRAPGDKVKTDKRDACTLARLARSGDIAPIYIPDARDEAIRDLIRCREDAMLDLRQARQRLKSFLLRNGHPCSGRQNWTDAYKRHLADIHFSEPAQKITFQDYIHTVTERYERLQRLELEMETLAESWRWYPLVQQLTALRGIRFLSAITLMAELGDLRRFTNPRQLMNFVGLTPSERSSGSRERRGNITKCGNTHARRILIEAAWAYRFSPKVSREMQIRQQYHSHKLQQRSWEVQLRLCARFRRLQARGKEYNKVVTAVARELTGYLWDIAQRFEPERRVHIG, encoded by the coding sequence ATGATTAAAGCTAACACACTTTTCGTCGGACTGGATGTGCACAAGGAAACCACTGATGTCGCTTTGATTTACGATTCGATGGGTGACACCGTTCGCTACTACGGCACCGTTCCCACCAACATTAGGGCCTTCGACAAGCTGCTGAAACAGCAGGCGACCAAGGCCAATAAACTCTGTGTTGTCTATGAAGCCGGCCCTTGCGGCTTCTGGCTCTACCGCCATCTCAATAAGCGCGATATCGACTGCTGGGTCATTGCACCTGCTCTCATCCCAAGAGCTCCTGGCGATAAAGTGAAGACCGACAAACGCGACGCGTGCACCTTGGCACGCCTGGCTCGTTCGGGAGACATTGCCCCCATATACATACCCGACGCCAGAGACGAGGCCATTCGCGATCTCATTCGCTGTCGCGAGGATGCCATGCTTGACCTCCGCCAGGCTCGTCAGCGGCTCAAATCGTTTCTACTGCGCAATGGCCACCCTTGCAGTGGTCGACAAAACTGGACCGACGCCTATAAGCGCCACTTGGCTGACATCCACTTCTCCGAACCAGCACAGAAGATAACCTTTCAGGACTATATTCACACCGTCACCGAGCGTTACGAGCGCCTGCAACGCCTCGAACTCGAAATGGAGACCCTGGCCGAATCCTGGCGCTGGTACCCCTTGGTACAGCAACTCACGGCGCTGCGAGGCATCCGCTTCCTGTCGGCCATCACCCTGATGGCGGAACTTGGCGACCTGCGGCGTTTCACCAACCCCAGGCAGCTCATGAACTTCGTAGGGCTAACCCCCAGTGAACGTTCAAGTGGTTCTAGGGAAAGGCGCGGGAACATCACCAAATGTGGCAATACCCACGCTCGGCGCATCCTCATTGAAGCCGCCTGGGCCTATCGCTTTAGCCCCAAAGTCTCCCGAGAAATGCAGATACGTCAGCAGTACCACTCACACAAGCTGCAACAACGCTCCTGGGAGGTACAACTGCGCTTGTGTGCCCGCTTCCGGCGGTTGCAAGCACGAGGCAAGGAGTACAACAAAGTGGTCACCGCCGTGGCCAGAGAGCTCACGGGCTACCTGTGGGACATCGCTCAGCGTTTTGAACCGGAGCGACGTGTCCACATAGGCTGA
- a CDS encoding PH domain-containing protein, which translates to MDMTFRSKIDTWLLVVLLVAIAGSLYGAAEAVRIDSGWVIAGVLIITAGLLVWLLVSTKYVVSDEMLRVQAGPFSWQINIESIRSVRETRNPLSSPALSLDRLEISYGAGQTIMVSPTDKERFLKAIGQSGGTG; encoded by the coding sequence ATGGATATGACGTTTCGTTCGAAAATCGATACCTGGCTGCTGGTGGTTTTGCTAGTTGCCATAGCGGGCAGCCTGTATGGTGCTGCTGAGGCGGTTCGGATTGACTCCGGTTGGGTGATTGCCGGTGTGTTGATCATCACTGCAGGGTTGCTTGTCTGGTTGTTGGTATCAACCAAGTATGTGGTGAGCGATGAAATGCTCCGAGTTCAGGCTGGACCGTTTTCCTGGCAGATTAACATCGAGTCGATTCGCTCGGTTCGCGAGACTCGTAATCCGCTGTCCAGCCCGGCATTGTCCTTGGACAGATTGGAGATCAGCTATGGCGCAGGTCAAACGATCATGGTGTCCCCGACAGATAAAGAACGCTTTTTGAAGGCCATAGGTCAGAGCGGGGGCACGGGCTGA
- a CDS encoding GNAT family N-acetyltransferase, whose protein sequence is MKIEVTSDHNAELFDALVDGVRQFNAQHMGDETSKPLMVCAKDKQGRVVGGVAGRTIYRQFLIEVLWVSESCRGTGLGRTLMVQAEEEARRRGCIAAQVDTLQFQAPDFYQKLGFEVIGQVTDVPPSPDRVFLFKRYV, encoded by the coding sequence ATGAAGATTGAAGTGACCAGTGACCACAATGCCGAGCTGTTTGATGCCCTGGTGGATGGCGTGCGCCAGTTCAATGCCCAACATATGGGAGACGAGACCTCCAAGCCGCTGATGGTCTGTGCCAAAGACAAACAGGGTAGGGTGGTCGGCGGTGTGGCCGGGCGTACCATCTATCGCCAGTTTCTTATCGAGGTGCTGTGGGTATCTGAGTCGTGTCGCGGTACTGGACTGGGCCGCACCCTGATGGTTCAAGCGGAAGAGGAAGCGAGGCGTAGGGGCTGTATTGCTGCCCAGGTGGATACGCTTCAGTTTCAGGCTCCGGACTTTTACCAGAAGCTGGGGTTTGAGGTCATCGGTCAGGTGACCGATGTGCCGCCCAGTCCCGACCGGGTCTTTCTGTTTAAGCGCTACGTTTAG
- a CDS encoding M15 family metallopeptidase — protein MLTQPQLMGLEQNHLMEVEDQLLECRTAVAFRQMQDAAREAGFDLQCASGWRSFDRQLSIFNGKVMGKRPLVDEEGRPLNPANLNDNELIRAILAWSALPGSSRHHWGTDFDFYDASAISRDELKLEPAEYRGRAPNGKLNRWLDEHMTRFGFFRPYTKNLGGVQPEPWHLSFAPVALPALAAFDERALAEHLKQSKLALKSHILERLPELLRRYFYRVTPAPAATLLNQ, from the coding sequence GTGCTGACCCAACCCCAACTCATGGGACTAGAACAGAACCACCTGATGGAAGTGGAAGACCAACTGCTGGAGTGCCGCACCGCGGTGGCCTTCAGGCAGATGCAGGACGCAGCCCGTGAAGCAGGCTTTGATCTTCAGTGTGCCTCCGGCTGGCGCAGCTTCGACCGCCAACTGAGCATCTTCAACGGCAAGGTGATGGGCAAGCGCCCCCTGGTGGATGAAGAGGGCCGACCCCTGAACCCCGCCAACCTCAATGACAACGAACTGATTCGCGCCATCCTGGCCTGGTCTGCCCTGCCCGGCAGCTCACGCCACCACTGGGGCACCGACTTCGACTTCTACGACGCCAGCGCCATCTCCCGTGATGAGCTTAAGCTGGAGCCAGCGGAGTATCGTGGCCGAGCCCCCAACGGCAAACTGAACCGCTGGCTGGATGAGCACATGACCCGTTTTGGCTTCTTCCGCCCCTACACTAAGAACCTGGGCGGCGTGCAGCCTGAACCCTGGCACCTGAGTTTTGCACCTGTGGCCCTGCCCGCCCTGGCCGCCTTCGATGAGCGCGCCCTGGCCGAGCATCTGAAGCAGAGCAAGCTGGCACTGAAATCCCACATTCTTGAGCGCCTGCCCGAGTTGCTCAGACGTTACTTCTACCGGGTCACACCGGCGCCAGCGGCAACGCTGCTGAACCAGTAA
- the dapE gene encoding succinyl-diaminopimelate desuccinylase has product MAETQQSEVLQLAIDLLSRESVTPEDAGCQPMMAEYLAKLGFDIEPMIFEDTTNMWARRNSEGPLFCFAGHTDVVPAGKLDDWHTPPFTPTIIDGILHARGAADMKGSLAAMLVATKRFVTKHPEHKGSIAYLITSDEEGPFINGTTRVIDTLEARNEKIKWCIVGEPSSSAKLGDVIKNGRRGSLTGDLYVKGIQGHVAYPQLADNPVHKTAPALAELASVKWDDGNEFFPPTSFQIANIDAGTGAPNVIPGELHVQFNFRYCTETHAADLKNRVHNLFDKYGLDYRIDWVHNGSPFLTDHGKLLEATCEAIREVTGYDTDPQTSGGTSDGRFIAPTGAEVLELGPINATIHKVNECVSIRDLEILADCYEAIMEKLLC; this is encoded by the coding sequence ATGGCTGAGACTCAACAATCGGAAGTACTGCAACTGGCCATCGACCTGCTGTCGAGAGAATCGGTCACCCCAGAAGACGCCGGCTGTCAGCCGATGATGGCGGAATACCTGGCCAAGCTGGGTTTCGACATCGAGCCGATGATTTTCGAAGACACCACCAACATGTGGGCCAGACGCAACAGTGAAGGGCCTCTGTTCTGCTTTGCGGGCCACACCGATGTGGTGCCTGCCGGCAAGCTGGACGACTGGCACACCCCGCCCTTCACCCCCACCATCATCGACGGCATTCTCCACGCCCGTGGCGCCGCCGACATGAAGGGCAGCCTGGCCGCCATGCTGGTGGCCACCAAGCGCTTTGTCACCAAGCACCCAGAGCACAAAGGCTCCATCGCCTACCTCATCACCTCCGATGAAGAGGGCCCTTTCATCAACGGCACCACCCGGGTGATCGACACTCTGGAAGCCCGTAATGAGAAGATTAAGTGGTGCATCGTCGGTGAACCCTCAAGCTCGGCCAAGCTGGGCGACGTCATCAAAAATGGCCGCCGTGGCAGCCTGACCGGCGATCTCTACGTTAAGGGCATTCAGGGGCACGTCGCCTACCCGCAACTGGCGGACAACCCGGTCCACAAGACCGCACCGGCCCTGGCGGAGCTTGCCTCGGTGAAATGGGACGATGGCAACGAGTTCTTTCCCCCCACCAGCTTCCAGATCGCCAACATCGATGCAGGCACCGGTGCCCCCAACGTGATTCCCGGCGAACTGCATGTGCAGTTCAACTTCCGCTACTGCACCGAGACCCACGCCGCCGATCTGAAGAACCGGGTGCACAACCTGTTCGACAAGTACGGCCTGGATTACCGCATCGACTGGGTACACAATGGTTCCCCCTTCCTGACGGATCACGGTAAACTGCTGGAAGCGACCTGTGAGGCGATACGCGAGGTCACCGGTTACGACACCGATCCTCAAACCAGTGGCGGCACCTCCGATGGACGCTTTATTGCCCCCACCGGTGCAGAGGTGCTGGAACTGGGCCCAATCAACGCCACCATCCACAAGGTGAACGAGTGCGTCAGCATTCGCGATCTGGAGATTCTGGCAGACTGCTACGAAGCGATTATGGAGAAGCTATTGTGCTGA
- a CDS encoding arsenate reductase — MNTSNKPTLIMYGISPNKCDTVKKARKHLDNSNTPYQFHDFREAGLDDATLEAWLEKVEWKTLLNTRSTSWRQLSDEQKIDVDRDKAKALMLDNPTLVKRPVLVNGDTVQVGYKSADYDALVTANG; from the coding sequence ATGAACACCTCAAACAAGCCAACCCTAATAATGTACGGTATTTCTCCCAATAAATGCGACACCGTAAAGAAGGCACGCAAACATCTGGACAACAGCAACACCCCCTACCAGTTTCACGACTTTCGTGAAGCCGGTCTGGATGACGCCACCCTGGAAGCCTGGCTCGAGAAGGTAGAGTGGAAAACTCTGCTGAACACCCGCTCCACCAGCTGGCGCCAGCTGAGTGATGAGCAGAAAATCGATGTGGACAGAGACAAGGCCAAGGCGCTGATGTTGGACAACCCCACCCTGGTCAAGCGGCCGGTATTGGTCAACGGCGACACAGTTCAGGTAGGCTATAAGTCTGCCGACTACGACGCCCTGGTGACTGCCAATGGCTGA
- a CDS encoding recombinase family protein, whose protein sequence is MSSNTKIIQAYSYLRFSTPRQMRGDSYRRQIGLAQEYAERHGLELQESAVADLGVSAFRGANRVGALGQFLDMVKSGAVPQGSYLLVESHDRLSREQVERALAQFLEIVNQGVVIVTLSDEQVYRAGELDMLKLMTTLVYMSRANEESEMKSRRATAAWESQRLKAVAGAKIKNSALPGWLKWQGNDIVPKERETAVIRQMFDLALAGAGYEQIAAFLNSNGIPTFRKQSKWRPAGVSALLKSRALIGEYQPHQRMDGVRKPIGEPIHDYYPSVIDLADFLEVQRLIATRNKHSGSYRKGLFKYLFSGIIRCQCGQLLRHHNKGSKESPRHYLVCPMKTAGQCDMPFLRYDHFEPQVLVTISHLPRLFQRQNGNQEAVRRVVHELVETQEQYKQLSQKEVNATRLLIDYPDDKELRRQFTQIKEDIAACKRSIDELEAERDRLLQSERTITLLTNDNLSTTESRQKFNSRLKQTLSSIKLIMENGTIALSFYASNHILLCEQVFNTEWKPRRGVELRGSHVMELDGTTVCRTTREPPYIDDAWAEETPFGELPSYPEIEEEGVFNWETGEGRVSPASGGSDKH, encoded by the coding sequence ATGAGCAGTAATACCAAGATTATACAGGCATATTCCTACCTGAGGTTCAGTACTCCCCGGCAGATGAGGGGGGATAGCTACCGTCGGCAGATCGGATTGGCTCAGGAGTATGCTGAGCGCCATGGGTTGGAATTACAGGAGTCAGCTGTTGCTGACTTGGGTGTAAGTGCTTTCAGGGGCGCTAACCGGGTTGGAGCACTTGGTCAATTCCTCGATATGGTGAAATCGGGAGCGGTTCCGCAGGGCTCTTATCTACTCGTAGAGTCTCACGATCGTTTGAGTCGGGAGCAGGTAGAGCGAGCATTGGCACAGTTTCTAGAGATCGTGAATCAGGGTGTAGTCATTGTGACCTTATCGGATGAGCAGGTTTACCGGGCAGGTGAACTCGACATGCTGAAGTTGATGACCACCTTGGTGTACATGAGCCGGGCCAACGAAGAGTCGGAAATGAAGAGTCGACGGGCGACGGCTGCATGGGAGTCTCAGCGGCTAAAAGCAGTAGCGGGGGCTAAGATAAAGAACTCAGCGCTACCAGGTTGGCTTAAGTGGCAGGGCAATGACATTGTACCTAAGGAGCGGGAAACTGCCGTGATTCGTCAGATGTTCGACTTAGCACTAGCAGGGGCAGGGTACGAGCAGATTGCTGCGTTTCTAAATAGTAATGGCATACCCACCTTTCGAAAGCAGAGCAAATGGCGGCCAGCAGGAGTAAGTGCTCTGTTAAAAAGCCGTGCTCTAATCGGTGAGTATCAACCTCACCAGAGGATGGATGGGGTTCGCAAGCCTATCGGGGAGCCTATACATGATTACTATCCTTCAGTGATCGACCTAGCCGATTTTCTTGAAGTCCAGAGGCTCATCGCCACCCGCAATAAGCACAGTGGGTCATATCGAAAGGGGCTGTTTAAGTACCTGTTTTCCGGAATTATCCGCTGCCAATGCGGCCAACTGCTGCGCCATCATAATAAGGGCAGTAAGGAGTCCCCCAGGCACTATCTGGTCTGTCCGATGAAGACTGCCGGGCAGTGTGATATGCCATTCCTCAGATACGATCATTTTGAGCCTCAGGTGTTAGTGACCATCAGTCACCTCCCCAGATTGTTTCAGCGACAAAATGGTAATCAAGAAGCCGTCAGGCGTGTCGTACACGAACTTGTAGAAACTCAGGAGCAGTATAAGCAACTGAGTCAAAAAGAAGTGAATGCGACGCGGTTGCTTATCGACTACCCAGATGACAAAGAGTTACGTCGGCAGTTTACTCAGATCAAGGAGGATATCGCTGCTTGTAAGCGGTCTATTGACGAGCTTGAGGCGGAGCGAGACCGATTGTTACAGTCGGAGCGAACGATAACTTTGCTAACCAACGATAATCTCAGCACTACCGAGTCGAGGCAGAAGTTCAACTCACGGCTGAAGCAGACGCTATCATCCATAAAGTTAATCATGGAGAACGGTACCATCGCCCTGAGTTTTTACGCCTCCAACCACATCTTGCTGTGTGAGCAGGTGTTCAATACAGAGTGGAAGCCAAGGCGGGGCGTTGAACTACGCGGGAGTCATGTAATGGAACTCGATGGAACAACAGTCTGCCGTACGACTCGGGAGCCACCATATATCGATGATGCCTGGGCTGAAGAGACCCCGTTCGGGGAACTTCCATCATACCCGGAGATTGAGGAGGAGGGCGTATTCAACTGGGAAACCGGGGAAGGTAGGGTTAGCCCAGCCTCCGGGGGATCAGACAAACATTAA
- a CDS encoding phage/plasmid primase, P4 family: MELEQIGLSAVKERFDILAVTQLLTDLEIKAAGGNYCRLEDESCPICGHSGSFTLYPESQRYECFSASCGSSGDVYDLLVAMGAASTPYDAANKLLRGELGTIEPVKLPECSPKPRMQYNAAPERIQMLFADTAKYYQSQLEGNLPKLKALQDARQHSASVILGLSIGFATGNLHGFLFQQGYSEDEILASGLVKKRGNAYRDLFPYGVYVFPHFDRNEEVSRFTFKDPKKEKLWQLARESWLNGVCFYGEDSLEIQGPVAVVEGEHDLVSLVDADWGGPVLATIGTLSRDQKTWMTQNLAEREVVTFFDTDDAGDGYREAVTALGLKDLIQVKLPQEHKDIDEYLHSDSPLTLTEIVDRFTITEETKAEVQEVKPGLAIEDNPVVTPIRTFEPTDFNDSRNADRLVALVGHDLRYVAEMDSYLIYNGHHWEADKSNQAMKYARKVGESIVDIGGRQLRSAQESESDAREKFARSVVRFGNECLNRSRMSSMLDVAQASLTVSADELNADPMLLGVANGVVNLRTGQHESARREHLITRYSPVAYDANATCSRWEQFINEICCGDHQLAEFIQRCVGYWITGRTDEQLLFYLYGHGCNGKSTFMSVIQHLLGTYAHQINSDVLLQNRFGPTSGPNAALTKLVGSRLVVANELPEGSRMNENEIKTMTGGDVIVARAPYAKTEMEYRSTFSLVIVGNHKAVIRDNSHGMWRRMLLLPFEASFNKSQLDPQLTVKLEAELPGILNWAIRGTSEWRSKGIKSSIPPRIAQLIRSYQDESDLLGQFLTERAASEEGQWIHTDELYDAFKEWATRDGEWSMTRSIMTKKLVERGFKKGRKNNKAAILGLRLLSPYGDAGSTIETPPEPAGGYSV; encoded by the coding sequence TTGGAGCTAGAGCAGATCGGGCTCTCCGCAGTAAAGGAGCGGTTCGACATCCTGGCAGTCACCCAACTGCTGACTGACCTGGAAATCAAAGCGGCTGGCGGTAATTACTGTCGCCTCGAAGACGAGAGCTGTCCCATCTGCGGGCATAGCGGAAGTTTCACTCTCTATCCTGAAAGCCAGCGATATGAATGCTTCTCAGCTTCCTGTGGTTCTTCAGGGGATGTCTACGATTTGTTAGTGGCTATGGGAGCCGCTTCCACACCGTATGATGCAGCCAATAAGCTCCTCAGAGGCGAGCTGGGGACGATTGAGCCGGTAAAGCTACCCGAGTGCTCCCCGAAGCCGCGGATGCAGTACAACGCCGCTCCTGAGCGAATCCAAATGCTGTTTGCAGATACCGCCAAGTATTACCAAAGCCAATTGGAAGGTAACTTGCCTAAGCTAAAAGCCTTACAGGATGCCCGCCAGCACTCTGCGAGTGTCATCTTGGGCCTTAGCATCGGCTTTGCCACAGGCAACCTGCATGGATTCCTATTCCAACAGGGCTACAGCGAAGATGAAATACTGGCCTCAGGGCTGGTGAAGAAACGGGGTAACGCCTATCGGGACCTCTTCCCCTATGGAGTCTATGTCTTCCCACACTTCGACAGGAATGAAGAGGTCTCCCGCTTCACCTTTAAGGACCCCAAGAAGGAGAAGCTGTGGCAGCTCGCTCGGGAGTCCTGGCTCAACGGTGTCTGCTTCTATGGCGAAGACAGCCTGGAGATCCAAGGTCCGGTGGCAGTGGTCGAAGGAGAGCATGACTTGGTGAGTCTCGTCGATGCCGACTGGGGTGGTCCAGTACTCGCCACCATCGGCACACTGTCCCGAGACCAAAAAACTTGGATGACACAGAACCTAGCTGAGCGTGAGGTGGTGACCTTCTTCGATACCGATGATGCGGGTGATGGATACCGTGAGGCCGTTACGGCTCTGGGGTTGAAGGACCTCATACAGGTGAAGCTACCCCAGGAACACAAGGACATCGATGAGTACCTGCACTCTGATTCGCCCTTGACGCTAACCGAGATTGTGGACCGATTCACTATCACAGAAGAGACGAAGGCGGAGGTTCAGGAAGTGAAGCCAGGGTTGGCTATAGAGGATAACCCTGTCGTCACCCCTATCAGGACCTTCGAGCCCACGGACTTCAACGACAGCCGCAATGCGGACAGGCTGGTAGCCCTCGTCGGTCATGACCTGAGGTATGTCGCCGAAATGGATAGCTACCTCATCTACAATGGCCATCACTGGGAAGCGGACAAGTCCAACCAGGCGATGAAGTATGCCCGCAAGGTGGGTGAAAGCATCGTTGACATTGGTGGCCGCCAGCTCCGCTCCGCCCAAGAGTCTGAGAGTGATGCCCGCGAGAAATTCGCCCGGAGCGTAGTCCGATTCGGTAACGAATGCCTTAACCGAAGCCGCATGAGCTCGATGCTGGATGTTGCCCAGGCTTCCCTGACTGTGAGTGCCGATGAACTCAACGCCGACCCTATGCTGCTGGGCGTTGCAAACGGAGTCGTCAATCTGCGTACTGGACAACATGAGTCTGCCCGACGTGAGCACTTGATTACTCGCTACAGTCCCGTCGCCTACGATGCCAATGCTACCTGCTCACGGTGGGAGCAGTTCATCAACGAGATCTGCTGTGGTGACCATCAGCTGGCGGAGTTCATACAGCGTTGTGTTGGCTACTGGATCACCGGTCGCACCGACGAACAGTTGCTCTTCTACCTATACGGCCATGGCTGCAACGGTAAGAGCACCTTCATGTCGGTCATTCAGCATCTGCTGGGCACCTATGCCCACCAAATCAACTCGGATGTTCTACTTCAGAACAGGTTCGGACCAACATCTGGACCTAATGCGGCCTTAACGAAACTGGTAGGTTCCCGCCTGGTTGTGGCCAACGAACTGCCCGAAGGGTCACGGATGAATGAGAATGAAATCAAGACCATGACCGGCGGTGATGTGATTGTGGCCAGGGCCCCCTATGCCAAGACGGAGATGGAGTATCGTTCAACCTTCTCTCTAGTCATCGTTGGTAACCACAAAGCGGTGATTCGCGATAACAGCCATGGCATGTGGCGTAGGATGCTGCTCCTGCCCTTCGAAGCCTCATTCAACAAGAGCCAACTCGACCCGCAGTTGACGGTCAAGCTGGAAGCTGAACTGCCAGGTATCCTGAACTGGGCCATCAGAGGCACCAGCGAGTGGAGGAGCAAGGGCATCAAGAGCAGCATTCCCCCCCGTATTGCCCAGCTCATCCGTTCCTACCAGGATGAATCGGACCTTCTGGGACAGTTCTTGACTGAACGTGCCGCCAGCGAAGAAGGCCAGTGGATTCACACTGATGAACTGTATGATGCGTTCAAGGAATGGGCGACCCGAGATGGGGAGTGGTCGATGACCCGCAGTATCATGACCAAAAAGCTGGTGGAGCGGGGCTTCAAGAAGGGCCGCAAAAATAATAAGGCCGCGATCTTAGGGTTGCGACTGCTCTCACCCTATGGTGATGCTGGCAGCACCATAGAAACACCACCAGAGCCTGCTGGCGGGTACTCGGTGTAG